One genomic window of Numida meleagris isolate 19003 breed g44 Domestic line chromosome 1, NumMel1.0, whole genome shotgun sequence includes the following:
- the AKAP17A gene encoding A-kinase anchor protein 17A isoform X1 → MAAATIVHDTSEAVELCAPCGLYLKPITKMTISVALPQLKQPGKSISNWEVMERLKGMVQTHQFSTLRISKSTMDFIRFEGEVENKSLVKSFLACLDGKTIKLSGFSDILKVRAAEYKIDFPTRHDWDSFFRDAKDMNETLPGERPDTIHLEGLPCKWFAAKDSGSEKPSEEVLTKVFQKFGEIRNVDIPMLDPYREEMTGRNFHTFSFGGHLNFEAYVQYREYAGFIKAMNALRGMKLMFKGDDGKAVACNIKVSFDSTKHLSDASIKKRQLERQKLQELEKQREEQKRREKEAEEKQREEERKQRELEEYERERKREEKLRKREQKQKDREVRRNKKQLEKLQAEEQKKLQEKIKLEERKLLLAQRNLQSIRLIAELLSRAKTVKLLEQEQNEEKIRLQQLEEKRKLQEAELRRVEEEKERALGLQRKEKELREKLLNNLLSKKMDAVHQSKEEMEASQSGTVKTASDVPHTVSSSCITSTSGQAVTGKLASDSQRELPSPENVNTQCKYLNGNIHDRIDVKGGQKLHTTDTERCSEKRNSDVVSCVPANNQQQNTYRKDSRCEQGKHSTEPRRRKSRSCSSINTDESKGKRERSRHRRDVSYQDERRRRERRYYRHSSRSYSPRRSHSPRRRSVSPRRSHYRRTRSSERKRDRREKSRSRRSSSRKRRYRRRSLSKQRSTWSG, encoded by the exons atgGCTGCTGCAACGATAGTTCATGATACATCAGAAGCTGTAGagctctgtgctccctgtgGGTTATACCTTAAACCCATTACAAAAATGACCATCAGTGTGGCACTTCCTCAGCTGAAACAACCTGGAAAGTCCATTTCGAACTGGGAAGTGATGGAAAGACTGAAAGGGATGGTGCAAACCCATCAGTTTTCCACTCTGCGGATTTCCAAAAGCACGATGGATTTCATCCGGTTCGAAGGAGAGgttgaaaacaaaagtttagTCAAGTCTTTTCTGGCATGCCTTGATGGCAAAACAATCAAGCTGAGTGGCttctctgacattttaaaagtccGTGCCGCAGAATACAAGATTGACTTCCCTACCAGGCATGACTGGGACTCATTTTTCCGTGATGCAAAAGATATGAATGAAACTTTGCCAGGGGAAAGGCCTGATACCATTCATCTAGAAGGCTTACCTTGTAAATGGTTTGCAGCAAAGGACTCTGGCTCAGAAAAGCCAAGTGAAGAAGTCCTTACAAAAGTTTTCCAGAAATTTGGAGAAATACGTAACGTGGACATACCCATGCTGGACCCTTATAGAGAAGAAATGACTGGCAGAAATTTTCACACTTTCAGCTTTGGAGGACATTTAAATTTTGAAGCTTATGTTCAGTATCGGGAATATGCAGGTTTCATTAAAGCCATGAATGCCCTGCGAGGGATGAAGCTGATGTTTAAAGGCGATGATGGCAAGGCCGTGGCTTGCAATATAAAG GTTTCTTTTGACTCAACAAAACACCTCAGTGATGCATCAATTAAGAAGCGTCAGCTTGAAAGGCAGAAGCTTCAAGAGcttgaaaagcagagagaagaacaaaaacgCCGGGAGAAGGaagctgaggagaaacaaagagaggaagaaag GAAGCAGAGAGAACTTGAAGAatatgagagagagagaaaaagagaagaaaaattgcgcaagagagaacagaagcagaaagatcGTGAAGTTCGAcgaaacaaaaagcagcttgaAAAACTTCaagctgaagaacagaagaaacttCAAGAGAAGATAAAGTTAGAAGAAAGGAAGCTCCTGTTAGCTCAGAGAAATCTTCAGTCCATTAGACTAATTGCAGAACTGCTAAGCAGGGCAAAG ACAGTAAAGCTTTTGgaacaggaacaaaatgaagaaaagatcCGTCTTCAACAACTAGAGGAGAAGCGAAAGCTTCAGGAGGCTGAGCTCAGGcgtgtggaagaagaaaaagaaagagcactggggttgcaaagaaaagaaaaggaactgagGGAGAAACTACTGAACAATCTTCTTAGCAAGAAAATGGATGCAGTTCatcaaagcaaagaagaaatggaagcaTCTCAGTCTGGTACTGTGAAAACTGCTAGTGATGTTCCACACACTGTGTCATCCAGCTGCATCACTTCTACCTCAGGACAGGCTGTTACAGGCAAACTGGCATCAGACTCTCAAAGAGAGCTACCATCCCCTGAGAATGTAAACACTCAGTGCAAGTATTTGAATGGCAATATTCATGACAGAATTGATGTCAAAGGTGGTCAGAAACTTCATACCACAGACACAGAGAGGtgttcagagaaaagaaattcagatgtAGTGTCATGTGTTCCTGCCAATAACCAGCAGCAGAATACCTACAGGAAGGACTCACGCTGTGAGCAAGGCAAACATAGCACGGAgccaaggagaagaaagagccGTTCATGTAGCAGCATAAACACTGATGAGAGTAAGGGTAAACGAGAGAGAAGCAGGCACAGGAGAGATGTGAGTTACCAGGATGAAAGACGGCGGAGGGAAAGGAGGTATTATAGACACTCTAGCAGAAGTTACAGTCCTCGACGAAGTCATAGTCCTCGTCGAAGAAGTGTAAGCCCCAGACGTTCACATTATAGAAGAACTCGCAGTAGTGAACGTAAACgagacagaagagaaaaaagtcGTAGTCGCAGAAGCTCAAGCAGAAAACGAAGGTACCGGAGGAGATCATTGAGTAAGCAGAGGAGTACTTGGAGTGGGTAG
- the AKAP17A gene encoding A-kinase anchor protein 17A isoform X2: protein MTISVALPQLKQPGKSISNWEVMERLKGMVQTHQFSTLRISKSTMDFIRFEGEVENKSLVKSFLACLDGKTIKLSGFSDILKVRAAEYKIDFPTRHDWDSFFRDAKDMNETLPGERPDTIHLEGLPCKWFAAKDSGSEKPSEEVLTKVFQKFGEIRNVDIPMLDPYREEMTGRNFHTFSFGGHLNFEAYVQYREYAGFIKAMNALRGMKLMFKGDDGKAVACNIKVSFDSTKHLSDASIKKRQLERQKLQELEKQREEQKRREKEAEEKQREEERKQRELEEYERERKREEKLRKREQKQKDREVRRNKKQLEKLQAEEQKKLQEKIKLEERKLLLAQRNLQSIRLIAELLSRAKTVKLLEQEQNEEKIRLQQLEEKRKLQEAELRRVEEEKERALGLQRKEKELREKLLNNLLSKKMDAVHQSKEEMEASQSGTVKTASDVPHTVSSSCITSTSGQAVTGKLASDSQRELPSPENVNTQCKYLNGNIHDRIDVKGGQKLHTTDTERCSEKRNSDVVSCVPANNQQQNTYRKDSRCEQGKHSTEPRRRKSRSCSSINTDESKGKRERSRHRRDVSYQDERRRRERRYYRHSSRSYSPRRSHSPRRRSVSPRRSHYRRTRSSERKRDRREKSRSRRSSSRKRRYRRRSLSKQRSTWSG, encoded by the exons ATGACCATCAGTGTGGCACTTCCTCAGCTGAAACAACCTGGAAAGTCCATTTCGAACTGGGAAGTGATGGAAAGACTGAAAGGGATGGTGCAAACCCATCAGTTTTCCACTCTGCGGATTTCCAAAAGCACGATGGATTTCATCCGGTTCGAAGGAGAGgttgaaaacaaaagtttagTCAAGTCTTTTCTGGCATGCCTTGATGGCAAAACAATCAAGCTGAGTGGCttctctgacattttaaaagtccGTGCCGCAGAATACAAGATTGACTTCCCTACCAGGCATGACTGGGACTCATTTTTCCGTGATGCAAAAGATATGAATGAAACTTTGCCAGGGGAAAGGCCTGATACCATTCATCTAGAAGGCTTACCTTGTAAATGGTTTGCAGCAAAGGACTCTGGCTCAGAAAAGCCAAGTGAAGAAGTCCTTACAAAAGTTTTCCAGAAATTTGGAGAAATACGTAACGTGGACATACCCATGCTGGACCCTTATAGAGAAGAAATGACTGGCAGAAATTTTCACACTTTCAGCTTTGGAGGACATTTAAATTTTGAAGCTTATGTTCAGTATCGGGAATATGCAGGTTTCATTAAAGCCATGAATGCCCTGCGAGGGATGAAGCTGATGTTTAAAGGCGATGATGGCAAGGCCGTGGCTTGCAATATAAAG GTTTCTTTTGACTCAACAAAACACCTCAGTGATGCATCAATTAAGAAGCGTCAGCTTGAAAGGCAGAAGCTTCAAGAGcttgaaaagcagagagaagaacaaaaacgCCGGGAGAAGGaagctgaggagaaacaaagagaggaagaaag GAAGCAGAGAGAACTTGAAGAatatgagagagagagaaaaagagaagaaaaattgcgcaagagagaacagaagcagaaagatcGTGAAGTTCGAcgaaacaaaaagcagcttgaAAAACTTCaagctgaagaacagaagaaacttCAAGAGAAGATAAAGTTAGAAGAAAGGAAGCTCCTGTTAGCTCAGAGAAATCTTCAGTCCATTAGACTAATTGCAGAACTGCTAAGCAGGGCAAAG ACAGTAAAGCTTTTGgaacaggaacaaaatgaagaaaagatcCGTCTTCAACAACTAGAGGAGAAGCGAAAGCTTCAGGAGGCTGAGCTCAGGcgtgtggaagaagaaaaagaaagagcactggggttgcaaagaaaagaaaaggaactgagGGAGAAACTACTGAACAATCTTCTTAGCAAGAAAATGGATGCAGTTCatcaaagcaaagaagaaatggaagcaTCTCAGTCTGGTACTGTGAAAACTGCTAGTGATGTTCCACACACTGTGTCATCCAGCTGCATCACTTCTACCTCAGGACAGGCTGTTACAGGCAAACTGGCATCAGACTCTCAAAGAGAGCTACCATCCCCTGAGAATGTAAACACTCAGTGCAAGTATTTGAATGGCAATATTCATGACAGAATTGATGTCAAAGGTGGTCAGAAACTTCATACCACAGACACAGAGAGGtgttcagagaaaagaaattcagatgtAGTGTCATGTGTTCCTGCCAATAACCAGCAGCAGAATACCTACAGGAAGGACTCACGCTGTGAGCAAGGCAAACATAGCACGGAgccaaggagaagaaagagccGTTCATGTAGCAGCATAAACACTGATGAGAGTAAGGGTAAACGAGAGAGAAGCAGGCACAGGAGAGATGTGAGTTACCAGGATGAAAGACGGCGGAGGGAAAGGAGGTATTATAGACACTCTAGCAGAAGTTACAGTCCTCGACGAAGTCATAGTCCTCGTCGAAGAAGTGTAAGCCCCAGACGTTCACATTATAGAAGAACTCGCAGTAGTGAACGTAAACgagacagaagagaaaaaagtcGTAGTCGCAGAAGCTCAAGCAGAAAACGAAGGTACCGGAGGAGATCATTGAGTAAGCAGAGGAGTACTTGGAGTGGGTAG